Proteins encoded by one window of Chroogloeocystis siderophila 5.2 s.c.1:
- a CDS encoding helix-turn-helix domain-containing protein, with protein MMAGVYKLDISESEEDLKRLLREQKTASSKERVQLLYLLKSKQAETVQQAAQLLGRNRVSVQKWLRRYRTGGLAAMLERKVPSGRRRVVPAWAEVVLHKRLQQPEGFDGYQAICDWLETQLELEVKYKTMHKLVHYRLQASPKVPRPVSVEQSARMDAYKKTEREPQYAGVVCALGAGWERHGAVFLQE; from the coding sequence ATGATGGCAGGAGTATACAAGCTAGACATTAGCGAGAGTGAAGAAGACCTCAAACGGTTGCTCAGAGAGCAGAAAACCGCCTCTAGTAAAGAACGAGTGCAACTGCTGTATCTGCTCAAAAGTAAACAAGCTGAAACGGTACAGCAGGCAGCACAGTTGTTAGGTCGCAACCGAGTGAGTGTTCAAAAGTGGTTACGACGCTATCGAACTGGTGGATTAGCCGCGATGTTAGAGCGCAAGGTGCCATCGGGTCGTCGCCGGGTTGTGCCAGCCTGGGCAGAAGTTGTGCTGCACAAGCGATTGCAACAGCCTGAGGGGTTTGATGGGTATCAAGCCATTTGTGATTGGTTGGAGACCCAGTTGGAGCTTGAGGTGAAATACAAAACGATGCACAAACTGGTGCACTATCGCCTACAGGCTTCACCGAAAGTGCCGCGTCCGGTGAGTGTGGAACAGTCGGCACGGATGGATGCCTATAAAAAAACTGAGCGAGAACCTCAGTATGCTGGTGTTGTTTGCGCTCTCGGTGCTGGGTGGG